Proteins from a single region of Tautonia marina:
- a CDS encoding AtpZ/AtpI family protein, producing MDPDHRASQDLQKQPEPLEDIVRRKAERKARAREGKSYSLWYGLGMFGLVGWSVAIPTLVGVAIGVLLDTRRSDTISWTLTGLGIGIIVGCLNAWFWVKRESRI from the coding sequence GTGGATCCTGACCATCGAGCCTCGCAAGATCTTCAGAAGCAGCCTGAGCCACTTGAGGACATCGTCCGTCGCAAGGCGGAGCGCAAAGCTCGTGCCCGTGAGGGCAAATCTTATAGCCTCTGGTATGGGCTGGGAATGTTCGGGCTGGTGGGCTGGTCGGTGGCGATTCCGACGCTGGTCGGTGTGGCAATCGGTGTGTTGCTTGACACCAGACGATCCGACACGATCTCCTGGACCCTGACCGGCCTGGGAATCGGTATTATCGTGGGTTGCCTCAACGCCTGGTTCTGGGTGAAGCGGGAGAGCCGCATATGA
- a CDS encoding F0F1 ATP synthase subunit epsilon, producing the protein MILRVLLPERVLINEKVTKVKAEAANGAFTLLPKHVDFVAALVPGILSFASEEEGERFMAIDQGVLVKCGDEVLLSTRNAVIGPGLEDLKRTVREQYELVDDRERHARSASARLEAGLVRRFMELEHSGS; encoded by the coding sequence ATGATCCTCCGCGTGCTGCTTCCTGAGCGAGTCCTGATCAACGAGAAGGTGACCAAGGTCAAAGCAGAGGCGGCGAATGGGGCGTTTACACTGTTGCCGAAGCATGTCGATTTTGTCGCGGCACTTGTTCCGGGCATCCTCTCGTTCGCATCGGAGGAGGAGGGTGAGCGGTTCATGGCAATTGACCAAGGGGTGCTGGTCAAGTGCGGTGATGAGGTGCTGCTCTCGACCCGAAACGCAGTGATTGGACCTGGTCTGGAGGATTTGAAGCGGACGGTTCGAGAACAGTACGAGCTGGTCGACGATCGAGAACGCCACGCCCGGTCGGCGTCGGCTCGTCTTGAGGCCGGCCTTGTTCGACGCTTCATGGAGCTCGAGCACAGTGGATCCTGA